A stretch of Paludisphaera borealis DNA encodes these proteins:
- a CDS encoding RNA recognition motif domain-containing protein, which translates to MGKKLYVGNLSYQMTSSDLEQLFAQHGSVESAEVISDRDTGRSKGFGFVEMSNDAEAQSAIDALNDYESGGRRLTVNEARPREPRSGGGGGGYGGGGGGRSGGGGYGGGGGYGGGGGGGGYGGGGGGGRDRRGGSGGGGSRY; encoded by the coding sequence ATCTCTCATACCAGATGACCAGCTCGGACCTCGAGCAACTCTTCGCCCAGCACGGCAGCGTTGAGAGCGCGGAGGTCATCTCCGATCGCGACACCGGACGCAGCAAAGGGTTCGGCTTCGTGGAAATGAGCAACGACGCCGAAGCCCAATCGGCGATCGACGCGCTGAATGATTACGAGTCAGGCGGTCGACGACTGACCGTCAATGAAGCTCGTCCGCGCGAACCTCGTTCCGGCGGTGGCGGCGGTGGCTACGGCGGTGGTGGCGGCGGCCGTTCCGGCGGCGGCGGCTACGGTGGCGGCGGCGGCTACGGCGGTGGCGGTGGTGGCGGCGGCTACGGCGGCGGCGGTGGCGGTGGCCGCGATCGTCGCGGTGGCAGCGGTGGCGGCGGCAGCCGTTATTGA
- a CDS encoding NAD(P)H-hydrate dehydratase, with protein sequence MALERVESIPSLAPRPADSHKGRFGSILVVAGSRGMAGAAALAGASALRSGAGLVRVATAAEVNATVASFEPSYMTYPLPCDEEGVISFRSSQGVLERLMEKVDVVAVGPGLGQSDDVRALVRWLITSAGKTLVLDADALNALDGDVSVFGGLTQPAVVTPHPGEFARLVGVSVDRIQGDRENQAASLASRFGHLVVVLKGNGTVVTDGSRIYVNRTGNPGMATGGAGDALTGVVAALLGQKLSPFQAAQLGVYVHGLAGDIARDQNGEIGLIAGDVVDALPDAFDHVVQNQELHDIGLTP encoded by the coding sequence ATGGCTCTTGAACGAGTCGAATCGATTCCTTCGCTCGCCCCCCGCCCGGCCGATAGTCACAAAGGGCGGTTCGGCTCGATCCTGGTCGTCGCCGGCAGCCGAGGAATGGCCGGCGCCGCGGCGCTCGCCGGCGCTTCGGCTCTCCGCTCCGGGGCGGGCCTCGTGCGGGTCGCGACGGCGGCCGAGGTCAACGCCACGGTCGCGAGCTTTGAACCCTCGTACATGACGTACCCCCTTCCCTGCGATGAGGAAGGCGTCATCAGCTTCAGGTCGTCGCAAGGCGTGCTCGAACGCCTGATGGAGAAGGTCGACGTCGTGGCGGTCGGTCCCGGGCTCGGTCAATCCGACGACGTCCGCGCCCTGGTGCGCTGGCTCATCACGTCGGCCGGTAAAACCCTGGTGCTTGACGCCGACGCGCTCAACGCGCTCGACGGCGACGTCTCGGTATTTGGCGGCCTGACTCAGCCGGCCGTCGTCACGCCGCATCCCGGCGAGTTCGCCCGACTGGTCGGCGTCTCGGTCGACCGCATCCAGGGCGATCGGGAGAACCAGGCCGCGAGCCTCGCCTCGCGATTCGGACATCTGGTGGTCGTCCTCAAGGGAAACGGCACGGTCGTCACCGACGGCTCGCGAATCTACGTGAATCGGACCGGCAACCCAGGCATGGCCACCGGCGGCGCGGGCGATGCGCTGACGGGCGTCGTCGCCGCGCTCCTGGGACAAAAGTTGTCGCCGTTCCAGGCGGCCCAACTCGGCGTCTACGTCCACGGCCTGGCCGGCGACATCGCGCGCGATCAAAACGGCGAGATCGGCCTGATCGCGGGGGACGTCGTCGACGCCCTGCCCGACGCTTTCGACCACGTCGTGCAGAATCAGGAATTGCACGACATCGGTCTCACGCCCTGA
- the larB gene encoding nickel pincer cofactor biosynthesis protein LarB, whose product MDSHELTQLLEAVASGTVAPADAARRVRPQSFVEAGGFAHVDLQRRSRCGFPEVIFGQGKTAPQIETILRTLVEHDQGGLVTRLDPTAAEHLKTVFPEGVHNATARTFRIAGPDANDPKLGRVVVVTAGTSDLPVAEEARVTAEAWNCDVTLLADVGVAGLHRLLNQLERLHEADALVVAAGMEGALPSVVGGLVACPVIAVPTSIGYGANFHGLAALLGMLNSCASNVVVVNIDAGFSGGHVAGLIARRAGLARSAAAAPPSDPSSSSRGRHAHGS is encoded by the coding sequence ATGGACTCACACGAACTGACTCAGTTGTTGGAGGCGGTGGCCTCCGGAACGGTCGCTCCGGCGGACGCCGCGCGTCGGGTACGCCCGCAGTCGTTCGTCGAGGCCGGCGGATTCGCGCACGTCGACTTGCAGCGTCGATCGCGGTGCGGGTTCCCCGAGGTGATCTTCGGCCAGGGCAAGACGGCCCCCCAGATCGAGACGATCCTCCGCACGCTCGTCGAGCACGACCAGGGGGGCCTGGTCACCCGGCTCGATCCCACGGCGGCCGAACACCTGAAGACGGTCTTCCCGGAAGGCGTGCACAACGCGACGGCCCGGACGTTCCGGATCGCCGGACCGGACGCGAACGACCCCAAGCTCGGCCGGGTCGTCGTCGTCACGGCGGGAACCAGCGACCTGCCGGTCGCCGAGGAAGCCCGAGTGACGGCCGAGGCGTGGAACTGCGACGTGACGCTCCTCGCCGACGTGGGAGTCGCCGGCCTGCACCGGCTCTTGAACCAGCTCGAACGGCTCCACGAGGCCGACGCCCTCGTGGTGGCCGCCGGCATGGAAGGGGCCCTGCCCAGCGTCGTCGGCGGGCTGGTCGCCTGCCCGGTGATCGCGGTCCCCACCAGCATCGGCTACGGCGCCAATTTTCATGGACTCGCGGCCCTGCTCGGCATGCTCAACAGTTGCGCGTCGAATGTCGTCGTGGTGAACATCGACGCCGGATTCAGCGGCGGCCACGTCGCCGGCTTGATCGCCCGCCGCGCGGGACTGGCCCGCAGCGCGGCCGCCGCCCCTCCCTCCGATCCCTCCTCTTCTTCCCGAGGCCGACACGCCCATGGCTCTTGA
- a CDS encoding YfaP family protein, translating to MSTSPTGEPSAPIKTPDPVPIAYAPRRSPRVIRAAEPLRDEPTGTWFDGFWTAESLKGWAGSLSLHTVLLTCLGLWYLAPPLRKAVSFDSRLGGSVNGVPEGVTLEGGLNTPEDVQGMPENLFEAPLEASIELAQPPMEPTISLGRGAKPSAGGGRPNDNAGAGDGDGFGLARFGDGGEFVRGVAVKVGDPQFTLIWDTDADLDLHVIEPGGKEIFWEEPKGKQGGELDVDNTKGFGPENIYWLVESQGPGSTKVRGPGPPGQYRWFVAYWGGFGGIPKVTKWQVRIKHAGKLTIERGKFRALNERSRLYSLTVEPAAGSAEATDADAAPPARAEQP from the coding sequence ATGTCGACGTCCCCGACGGGGGAGCCTTCCGCTCCCATCAAGACTCCAGACCCGGTTCCGATCGCTTACGCTCCCCGGCGGTCGCCGCGCGTGATCCGGGCAGCCGAGCCACTTCGCGACGAACCCACGGGCACCTGGTTCGACGGCTTCTGGACGGCCGAGTCGCTCAAGGGCTGGGCCGGCTCGCTGTCGCTGCACACGGTCCTCCTGACCTGTCTGGGGCTCTGGTATCTGGCTCCTCCGCTGCGGAAGGCCGTCAGCTTCGACTCCCGCCTGGGGGGCTCGGTCAACGGCGTCCCCGAGGGAGTCACGCTCGAAGGCGGGCTGAACACGCCGGAAGACGTCCAGGGGATGCCCGAAAATTTGTTCGAAGCCCCGCTCGAAGCTTCGATCGAGCTGGCGCAGCCGCCAATGGAACCAACGATCTCGCTGGGACGCGGCGCCAAACCGAGCGCCGGCGGCGGGAGGCCCAACGACAACGCCGGAGCGGGCGACGGCGACGGCTTCGGGCTCGCCCGGTTCGGCGACGGCGGAGAGTTTGTGCGCGGCGTCGCCGTGAAAGTCGGCGATCCGCAGTTCACCCTGATCTGGGACACCGACGCCGATCTCGACCTCCACGTGATCGAGCCGGGCGGGAAAGAGATCTTCTGGGAAGAACCCAAGGGAAAGCAAGGCGGCGAACTCGACGTCGACAACACGAAGGGTTTCGGCCCCGAGAACATCTACTGGCTCGTCGAATCCCAGGGGCCTGGATCGACCAAGGTCCGAGGGCCGGGACCTCCTGGACAGTATCGGTGGTTCGTCGCCTACTGGGGAGGATTCGGCGGCATCCCCAAGGTCACCAAGTGGCAGGTCCGGATCAAACACGCGGGCAAGCTCACCATCGAACGAGGGAAATTCCGAGCCCTCAACGAGCGCAGTCGGCTGTATTCGCTCACCGTCGAACCGGCGGCGGGTTCCGCTGAAGCGACGGACGCCGACGCCGCGCCCCCGGCTCGCGCCGAACAGCCTTGA
- a CDS encoding efflux RND transporter periplasmic adaptor subunit — MASSLREELASLKIDRPESMRSSPQRGASVAYRRRGRGLRLFSMLLWLIPLSIVGVAAAVAYKQYQDIRSKPEVTIGVVQKMTLGEAEKLLSSKGYLKSRFQAMIGTRIAGRVEEMRVHERAEVKKGEILAVIEHHDMDAMLLQRKASLIRCEAELEEAKVELWDKDRQEKRLERLLVKKMTPQEDYDKAIAARKMTEARVSALEAAIKAVKANVDETEATIKYQMYLYAPFDGTVVEKQGEVGEVINPMAMSSSLGRSAVVTIADLSRMDVEADIPEEQMYRVAEGQPAEVSVTAVPTKRYRGRLRQITPMGDRTRATVKVKVEILDPDDKLFPELAATVHFLPDKKWAESDANRSYLFIPLEAVFQDDGHDCVWLLDNDSRVAKRRIEVANTQSGTTRVESGLKMEDKVVLSPPKGLRDGDVVREATR, encoded by the coding sequence ATGGCGAGCAGTTTGCGTGAGGAACTCGCATCGCTCAAGATCGACCGGCCCGAGTCGATGCGATCGTCGCCCCAGAGAGGCGCGTCCGTCGCCTACCGGCGTCGCGGACGCGGGCTTCGCTTGTTCTCGATGCTGCTCTGGCTGATTCCGTTGAGCATCGTCGGCGTCGCGGCCGCGGTCGCGTACAAGCAATACCAAGACATTCGCAGCAAACCCGAAGTCACCATCGGCGTCGTTCAGAAGATGACGCTGGGCGAAGCCGAGAAGTTGCTCAGCTCCAAGGGTTATCTCAAGTCGCGGTTTCAGGCCATGATCGGCACCCGGATCGCGGGTCGCGTCGAGGAGATGCGGGTCCACGAGCGGGCCGAGGTCAAGAAGGGCGAGATCCTCGCCGTGATCGAGCATCACGATATGGACGCGATGCTCCTTCAGCGGAAAGCCAGCCTGATCCGTTGCGAGGCCGAGCTTGAAGAGGCGAAGGTCGAGCTCTGGGACAAAGACCGCCAGGAGAAACGCCTCGAACGGCTGCTCGTCAAGAAGATGACCCCCCAGGAAGACTACGACAAGGCCATCGCCGCCCGGAAGATGACCGAGGCGCGGGTGTCAGCCCTGGAGGCCGCGATCAAGGCCGTGAAGGCGAACGTCGATGAGACGGAAGCCACGATCAAATACCAGATGTATCTCTACGCCCCCTTCGACGGCACCGTCGTCGAGAAGCAGGGCGAGGTCGGCGAGGTCATCAATCCGATGGCGATGAGCTCGTCGCTGGGACGTTCGGCGGTGGTCACGATCGCCGACCTCAGCAGGATGGACGTCGAGGCCGACATCCCCGAAGAGCAGATGTACCGCGTCGCGGAGGGGCAGCCGGCGGAGGTCTCGGTGACCGCCGTGCCGACCAAGCGCTATCGCGGCCGGCTCCGCCAGATCACGCCGATGGGGGACCGGACCCGGGCGACGGTGAAGGTCAAGGTCGAGATCCTCGACCCCGACGACAAGCTGTTTCCGGAGCTGGCGGCGACGGTCCATTTCCTTCCCGATAAGAAATGGGCCGAGTCGGACGCGAACCGGTCGTACCTGTTCATCCCGCTCGAAGCGGTCTTCCAGGACGACGGCCACGACTGCGTCTGGCTGCTCGACAACGATTCGCGCGTCGCGAAGCGGCGGATCGAGGTCGCCAACACCCAGTCGGGCACGACCCGCGTCGAGTCCGGCCTGAAAATGGAAGACAAGGTGGTCCTGAGCCCTCCGAAGGGCCTTCGCGACGGCGACGTCGTCCGCGAAGCGACGCGGTAA
- a CDS encoding ABC transporter ATP-binding protein: MESSPSIELRGVDKEYRRDEFVVPVLQGLDLSVAEGEYLALMGPSGSGKTTLLNLVAGLDTATRGEVLVHGQNLGRLSEAEITRWRAHNVGFIFQTYNLIPVLTAFENVELPLLLTHLSRRKRRENVMTALRVVGLEGREHHSPRQLSGGQEQRVAIARAIVTDPYLLVADEPTGDLDRVTAGEILELLEQLNREFQKTIVMVTHDPLAARRASRVLHLDKGRLVDDVINETSISAAS, encoded by the coding sequence ATGGAATCGTCGCCGTCGATCGAGCTGCGCGGAGTGGATAAGGAGTATCGCCGCGACGAGTTCGTGGTCCCTGTCCTTCAGGGGCTCGACCTCAGCGTTGCGGAGGGGGAATACCTGGCGCTCATGGGACCCTCGGGATCGGGCAAGACGACGCTCCTGAACCTGGTCGCGGGCCTCGACACGGCGACGCGCGGCGAGGTCCTGGTCCACGGCCAGAATCTCGGGCGGCTCTCCGAAGCCGAGATCACCCGCTGGCGCGCCCACAACGTCGGCTTCATCTTTCAGACCTATAACCTGATCCCGGTGTTGACCGCGTTCGAGAACGTCGAGCTGCCGCTCCTGTTGACCCATCTGTCCCGTCGCAAGCGACGTGAGAACGTGATGACCGCGCTGCGGGTGGTCGGGCTGGAGGGGCGCGAGCACCATTCGCCCCGCCAGCTCTCCGGCGGCCAGGAGCAGCGCGTGGCGATCGCCCGCGCGATCGTCACCGACCCGTACCTGCTCGTGGCCGACGAACCGACCGGCGACCTCGACCGGGTCACCGCGGGCGAGATCCTCGAACTCCTCGAACAGCTCAACCGCGAGTTCCAGAAGACGATCGTGATGGTGACGCACGACCCGCTGGCCGCCCGCCGCGCCAGTCGCGTGCTCCATCTCGACAAGGGCCGGCTCGTGGACGACGTGATCAACGAAACCTCCATCTCGGCGGCGTCATGA
- a CDS encoding ABC transporter permease codes for MKYLTYILRNARRNPVRTGLTIASTSICLFLMMILLSFFAMNTEATSSTRIFNRIVTMNANGFAGMLPVSRVRQIAAMEGVVGATPFQWYGGKYHDEVMPFAQFGVDADSVFTILDEYAVPADQLADFKANKDGAIIGRKLATDRNLKVGDPLPLKGDIYPVDLDLTVRGIYNGDTNRDLRMCLFHYEYLDEALKKTTMSGSGGSLATASSQRSGNAGSIFIKCKSADVTTSLCKKIDEEYRNTEFPTRTQTEEAFGLMFAEMLGDLKNTIYWIGAAVVVSLLFVAGNAMAMTMRERTTEVAVLKAIGFTKGLVLFLVLSEAVLVAGLGGAIGSLGCKYFCDFVDVARFSGGFLPFFYIPWNIAILGLAVSLFVGFVSGLIPAFLAANSSVIDGLRKVV; via the coding sequence ATGAAGTACCTGACCTACATCCTCCGCAACGCCCGGCGGAATCCGGTCCGGACCGGGCTGACGATCGCATCGACGAGCATCTGCTTGTTCCTGATGATGATCCTCCTGTCGTTCTTCGCCATGAACACCGAGGCCACCAGCTCGACGCGGATCTTCAATCGCATCGTGACGATGAACGCCAACGGGTTCGCCGGCATGCTGCCGGTCTCGCGGGTCCGCCAGATCGCCGCGATGGAAGGCGTGGTGGGTGCGACGCCGTTCCAGTGGTACGGCGGCAAGTACCACGACGAGGTGATGCCGTTCGCCCAGTTCGGAGTCGACGCCGACTCGGTGTTCACGATCCTCGACGAGTACGCCGTCCCCGCCGACCAGCTCGCCGACTTCAAGGCCAACAAGGACGGGGCGATCATCGGCCGCAAGCTCGCCACGGACCGCAATCTGAAGGTCGGCGACCCGTTGCCGTTGAAGGGGGACATCTACCCCGTCGACCTGGATCTCACGGTCCGGGGGATCTACAACGGAGACACCAACCGCGATCTCCGGATGTGCCTCTTCCATTACGAGTACCTGGACGAGGCGCTCAAGAAGACGACGATGTCCGGGTCGGGCGGCTCGCTGGCGACGGCCTCGTCGCAGCGGTCGGGGAACGCCGGCAGCATCTTCATCAAGTGCAAGAGCGCCGACGTCACGACGTCGCTCTGCAAGAAGATCGACGAGGAATATCGCAACACCGAGTTCCCGACGCGGACCCAGACCGAGGAGGCGTTCGGCCTGATGTTCGCCGAGATGCTCGGGGACCTCAAGAACACCATCTACTGGATCGGCGCCGCGGTGGTGGTCTCGCTCTTGTTCGTGGCCGGCAACGCGATGGCCATGACGATGCGCGAGCGGACGACCGAGGTGGCCGTTCTCAAGGCGATCGGCTTCACCAAGGGCCTGGTCCTCTTCCTGGTGCTGAGCGAGGCTGTTCTGGTGGCCGGTCTGGGCGGCGCGATCGGCTCGCTGGGCTGCAAATACTTCTGCGATTTCGTCGACGTCGCCCGCTTCAGCGGCGGCTTTCTCCCGTTCTTCTACATCCCCTGGAACATTGCGATCCTCGGCCTGGCGGTCTCGCTTTTCGTGGGGTTCGTCAGCGGGCTGATCCCCGCGTTCCTCGCCGCCAATTCGTCCGTGATCGACGGTCTCCGCAAGGTCGTTTGA
- a CDS encoding ABC transporter permease, whose protein sequence is MIPFKYNVRNLRVRWKTTLMTMLGTALLVASSCILFGLVEGLEYSLKVSGDPLDLMILRKGASNETTGGFEAKKADEVLTLNGIQRDENGPIAAKEILNIAITERTNGTRNNLIIRGVQPASRKLRPDFKIVAGRDLESGKGECIVSRNISRLYKGAQVGGLLEFGEKERYRVVGVFTAGGSSAESEVWADLKDVERNTGRDGSVSCVQIRAASTKDRDDLKKAIEDGTQFKLAAIPEATYFENQSKSSIFLKAAGTLIAVLLTFGAMFAAANTMFSAVKSRTREIGTMRALGFSQRDVLISFLGESFLLCVLGGLLGLLATLPLSFLTIETSNFSNFASVTINFRFGPWVMAVALIMTVVMGLFGGMIPAIRAVRIEVISALREL, encoded by the coding sequence ATGATCCCGTTCAAGTACAACGTCCGCAACCTCCGCGTGCGCTGGAAGACGACCCTGATGACCATGCTGGGGACCGCCCTTCTGGTGGCCTCGTCGTGCATCCTCTTCGGGCTCGTGGAAGGGCTGGAATACAGCCTGAAAGTCTCGGGCGATCCGCTCGACCTGATGATTCTCCGGAAGGGGGCGTCGAACGAGACGACCGGCGGTTTCGAGGCCAAGAAGGCCGACGAGGTGCTGACGCTCAACGGGATTCAGCGCGACGAAAACGGGCCGATCGCCGCCAAGGAAATCCTCAACATCGCCATCACCGAGCGGACCAACGGCACGCGCAACAACCTGATCATCCGGGGCGTTCAGCCCGCCTCGCGGAAGCTGCGGCCCGACTTCAAGATCGTCGCCGGACGGGACCTCGAATCGGGCAAGGGGGAGTGCATCGTCAGCCGCAACATCTCCCGCCTTTACAAGGGCGCGCAGGTCGGCGGGCTGCTGGAATTCGGTGAGAAAGAGCGCTATCGGGTGGTCGGCGTCTTCACCGCCGGCGGCAGTTCCGCCGAGAGCGAAGTCTGGGCCGATCTCAAGGACGTCGAGCGGAACACCGGCCGGGACGGCTCGGTCTCCTGCGTCCAAATTCGCGCGGCCAGCACGAAGGACCGCGACGACCTCAAGAAGGCGATCGAGGACGGCACCCAGTTCAAGCTCGCCGCGATCCCCGAGGCGACCTACTTCGAGAATCAGTCGAAATCGAGCATCTTCCTGAAGGCGGCCGGCACCCTGATCGCCGTGCTTCTGACCTTCGGCGCCATGTTCGCCGCCGCCAACACGATGTTCTCAGCCGTCAAGTCGCGGACCCGCGAGATCGGCACGATGCGGGCGCTCGGCTTCTCCCAGCGCGACGTCCTGATCTCGTTCCTGGGCGAGTCGTTCCTGCTCTGCGTGCTGGGCGGCCTGCTCGGTCTGCTGGCGACCTTGCCACTGAGCTTCTTGACCATTGAGACCAGCAATTTCAGCAACTTCGCCTCGGTGACGATCAACTTCCGGTTCGGCCCCTGGGTCATGGCGGTCGCCCTGATCATGACCGTGGTGATGGGCCTGTTCGGCGGCATGATCCCCGCCATTCGCGCGGTTCGCATCGAAGTCATCTCGGCGCTTCGCGAACTCTGA
- a CDS encoding MBL fold metallo-hydrolase yields the protein MRIKWYGHAAFLIETQGLRIILDPYRSPDSGGYEPIDEPTDLVIVSHENDRYHSHLGQIVRPFEVVRALELPEGGEVVRSLRFEAVHVFETPERMPEDEVAIVHFRSEDLHVAFLGDLGHALNETELAPIRGADVVLIAAGGPPTIDFPEIPALLDAIGAKVVVPMHYKTPKINLAIQPLERFLEVLPGDRVERIADSVFNVERRTLPASRTIYVLEHAR from the coding sequence ATGCGCATCAAGTGGTACGGACACGCCGCGTTCTTGATCGAGACGCAGGGGCTGAGGATCATTCTCGACCCGTACCGCTCGCCCGACTCGGGCGGTTACGAGCCGATCGACGAGCCGACGGACCTCGTGATCGTGAGTCACGAGAACGACCGTTATCACAGCCATCTCGGGCAGATCGTCCGGCCGTTCGAGGTCGTCCGCGCGCTCGAATTGCCCGAAGGGGGCGAAGTCGTCCGGAGCCTGCGATTCGAGGCGGTCCATGTTTTTGAAACGCCCGAGAGGATGCCTGAGGACGAGGTCGCCATCGTCCATTTCCGCTCGGAGGATCTCCACGTCGCGTTCCTCGGCGACCTGGGACACGCGCTCAACGAGACCGAGCTGGCCCCGATCCGCGGCGCGGACGTCGTCCTGATCGCCGCGGGGGGGCCGCCGACGATCGACTTCCCCGAAATCCCGGCGCTGCTCGATGCGATCGGCGCGAAGGTCGTCGTGCCGATGCATTACAAGACGCCCAAGATCAACCTCGCCATCCAGCCGCTGGAGCGGTTCCTCGAAGTCTTGCCCGGGGACCGCGTCGAGCGAATCGCCGACAGCGTCTTCAACGTCGAGCGCCGAACGCTGCCGGCGAGTCGGACGATCTACGTGCTGGAACACGCGCGGTGA
- a CDS encoding glycosyltransferase family 39 protein, translating into MSFFDSLSHPIDFSPHRRWVRYRVEDRPLETLIWLGALLRVWVFLDGRPYWMDEGSLSANLRGGPILDFSRPLAGDQLAPFGFLIPERVLVALFGGSVYVTRLIPLVCGIAALGLFRRLAERLMSRSGAIVAMILFAFSDDLIYYSSELKPYSWDLAIGLVVTLVSLGELAVDSSRWRLGLLALVAIGSPWMSFPSVFVVAGCGAVLLAHRLLAGRWRDAARLAAIAGGWAASAVVAYRASSRLLNEATSMYVFWNFAFLPFPPTTRKALSTTSGILLETFVTPLNLVPPFLPYAFAGLAVALLIFGTAALGRRDPAALAILLAPLALALAASALRKYPFHGRLIVWLVPVFFVLIAEGTQTVRGRGGRRLYGAVLAILLVYPCCDAVNESTGRRMRDFNIHGDLRKNQFME; encoded by the coding sequence GTGTCATTCTTTGATTCTCTGTCGCATCCGATCGACTTTTCGCCGCACCGCCGCTGGGTGCGTTACCGCGTCGAGGACCGTCCGCTTGAGACGCTCATCTGGCTCGGGGCGTTGTTGCGGGTCTGGGTCTTCCTCGACGGACGTCCTTACTGGATGGACGAGGGGTCGCTGAGCGCGAACCTGAGAGGCGGCCCGATCCTCGATTTTTCGCGTCCCCTGGCCGGCGACCAACTGGCGCCGTTCGGCTTCTTGATCCCCGAGCGCGTGCTCGTCGCGTTGTTCGGCGGCTCGGTCTACGTGACGCGGCTGATCCCGTTAGTCTGCGGGATTGCGGCTCTCGGGCTGTTCCGCCGTCTCGCGGAACGCTTGATGAGCCGTTCGGGGGCGATCGTCGCGATGATCCTGTTCGCGTTCTCGGACGACCTGATTTACTATTCGAGCGAGTTGAAGCCGTACTCGTGGGATCTCGCGATCGGGCTCGTCGTGACGCTCGTCAGCCTCGGCGAACTTGCCGTGGACTCCAGCCGGTGGAGGCTCGGGCTGCTGGCCCTGGTCGCGATCGGCTCTCCCTGGATGTCGTTCCCGTCGGTCTTCGTCGTCGCCGGCTGCGGGGCCGTTCTGCTCGCTCATCGCCTGCTCGCGGGCCGCTGGCGCGACGCCGCGCGACTCGCCGCGATCGCCGGCGGATGGGCGGCCAGCGCGGTCGTCGCCTACCGCGCGTCGAGTCGGCTGCTCAACGAGGCGACCTCCATGTACGTCTTCTGGAACTTCGCGTTCCTGCCGTTCCCGCCGACGACGCGCAAGGCTCTGTCGACGACTTCCGGCATCCTCCTCGAAACGTTCGTTACGCCGCTGAACCTCGTGCCGCCGTTCCTGCCTTACGCATTCGCCGGCCTGGCGGTCGCGCTCCTGATCTTCGGGACGGCCGCTCTCGGCCGCCGCGATCCGGCCGCGCTGGCGATCCTACTCGCCCCGCTGGCCCTCGCGCTGGCGGCCTCGGCGCTCCGCAAATATCCGTTCCACGGCCGCCTGATCGTCTGGCTGGTCCCGGTTTTCTTCGTGCTGATCGCCGAGGGGACGCAGACGGTTCGGGGCAGGGGGGGCCGGCGGTTGTACGGCGCCGTACTGGCGATTTTGCTGGTGTATCCCTGCTGCGATGCGGTCAACGAGTCCACGGGCCGGCGGATGCGCGACTTCAACATCCATGGAGATCTGCGCAAAAATCAATTCATGGAATGA